The DNA region GGCAACTCGACGTCCGCGGCCGCCACCAGGTCGGCACCGGCGTCGCCGGGATGGGCGTACGCCGGCAGCGGCAGCTCGGGGTCGAGCCGGCGGACCAGCACGGGCACCACGTCGGTCACGGTTGCCTCTTTCGTCTTCTGCACGGAGGTGACCCTGCCATCCTGCCCGGTACCCCGGCGGCCACGCGCCGTACCCTGGTATGAGTGAGCGTGTCACCCTCCCCCACCGATGCGGCTACCCGGGCGTACGCCGAACGGCTCAGCCTGCCCTGGTGGTTGTGGCTGGCCGGGCTGGCCGCCACCGGCCTGCTGGCGGTGGAGCTGTGGATGGGCGCGACCGGGGTACGGGCCTGGCTGCCCTTCGTGGTGCTGCTGCCCGCCGCCGTCGCCGCACTGACCTGGCTGGGCCGGATCAGGATCGCGGTGACCGACGGGGAATTCCGGGTCGACGACGCCCGGCTACCGGCCCGGTTCGTCGCCGAGGTCATCGCGTTGGACGCCGACGGGCGCCGTGAGGTGCTCGGGGTGGGGGCCGATCCGCTGGCCTTCGTCGTCCAGCGGCCCTGGATCTCCGGCGCGGTGCAGGTGGTCCTCGACGACCCGAACGACCCCACCCCCTTCTGGGTGGTCAGCACCCGCCATCCGGTAGCCCTGGCCGAGGCCCTGCTGGCCGCCCGCGACGCCAGCCGCTGACCGCCCCAGCGCCCCGCTACACCGCCACGATCCGGCCGGAGCGCTCCGGTGGCCAGAGGTCGGGTAACGGCGTTCAGGAGCCAGCTGACGGCGGCCAGCGGCCGGGTGACCGCGACCAGGGCCGGGTGACGGCGTCAGGGGCCGGGCAGGGCGGGCGGGGTGCCGGGGAGTGCAGGCGGGGCCGGTGGGGTGTCCGGCAGGCTGCGCCGCTGCCGACGCAGGTCGGTGCGGAGCTGGTCGGCCAGGGTGCGGGTGGCCCGCCGGTTCAGGTAGCTCGCCACGGCCGCGCCGGTGAGGAAGGGTCCCAGGGTGGTCAGGTTCCGGCCGAAGCGCTTGAGCAGGGTGTCCCGCAGCTCCCGTCGGGCGGCCGTGCCGAGGACTGCGCCGATGCCCACCCCGGGCACCATCGGGTTGACCCCGCGTTGGTTGGCCCAGGCCTGGAGCAGCGCGACGGTGCGCTGGGCACCCCCGGCGGGCAGCGGGGCCCGGTAGATCTCGTGCAGCTCCCCGGTCAGCTTCAACTCGATGGCCACCACGGCCACGGTCTCCGCGGCGAGCAGGACCGGCGCGGAGAGCAGGCTGGGGGTGACCGTCCACTGCACCGCCGAGGCGCCCCCGCCGGCCGCACCGACACCGGCGGTCGCCCTGGCGGCATTGCGTACCAGCCGATCGGCCAGCGCCTCGTCGTCCAGGCCGGGGAAGTGTCGGCGCAGGGTGGCCAGGTCACGGATCGGCACGTGCGGGGCGATCTCGGCGACCACCTCGGTCATCCAGCGCAGCGCCGTCCTCGGCTTGAACAGCCCGCCGACCCCACGGGCCCGGGCCTGCCGGACCAGGCGCCCCAGCAACTGACGTCGCCGGGCCGGCTCGATCTCGTCGGCGGTCAGCGCCGCGACCGTCGTACCGAGCTCGTCGGCGCCCTCGCCGTCGATGCCCGCGCTCCACTCGCTCATGCCGACGCTCCGGTCGACGCCCGCTCGCGCCACCGCCGTACGCCGATGGTTCGTTCCCTCACTGCCCGACCTCCCCGACCGGCGGCCGCCGGCGCGACGGCCACCCTTTACGAGTGAAGCAGGTCGATCGGCGCGGCGCTCGCCGAGCCGGGCAGCGGCGGCTCCCCTGGGAAGCCGCCGCCGTGCGGTGATGGTGTCGGATCGTCGGTCAGACGCACTCGCGGCAGATCAGCTCGCCGTTGCGCTCGACCGCCAGTTGGCTGCGGTGGTGCACGAGGAAGCAGCGAGCACAGCGGAACTCGTCCTGCTGCATCGGCAGCACCTTGACCGTCAACTCCTCGTCGGCCAGGTCAGCACCGGGCAACTCGAAGCTCTCAGCCACTTCGGCCTCGTCGACGTCCACGGCGCCCGACTGCGAGTCGACACGCCGGGCCTTCAGCTCTTCCAGGCTGTCCTCGCCGAGGTCGACCTCGTCCCGGCGCGGAGCGTCGTAGTCGGTGGCCATCGGTTTCACTCTCCCATTTCGATGTTGTCGCTTCCGGTTGTAACGCCGGGCGACGCTGTTTCGGTTCCGCTGGCCGGCCACCGCTAGTGTCGGCCACCCGACCCGACGACCGCTCGGGCCGGGCCGCCCGGAAGAATCTCCCGGCGAGCGCGGAACCCTACCCCCCCTTTGGGCGAGGCATGTATACCGCCCTTGTGGCTGAGATGTACGCCCCTGCACGGGAAGTTGTTCCCAATGTGACTCAGGCGACACGAAGATAGGGGTAGTACTACCCGGTTCTCGGGTGGCGCGCCGGTATGTCGGACTGTTTCCACGCGACGGTCGGACAGCGGTTAACCTCAGCGGCGTACCAGACGGCCCGGCCGTCGACGTCCGCCGCCACCCATCACTGTCCGGGAGCGCCCTGATGAGTTTCGCGCGAGTGCGAGCACTCGTAATCGTCGGCATGCTGGCGGTGATCGCCCTGGTCTTCGTCGTGGTCGCGGTGGTCCGGGACACCCAGAGCAACGCCGGTGCCGCCGAGGGATGTCCCGCGGACTGGCCCCGTGCCGACGTGACCCTGCGCGACCACAAGGATGTCAAGATCCGGGTGCTCAACGGCACCGACCGCCCCGGGTTGGCCTCCAGCGTCGGCGACGACTTCCGCAACCGCGACTTCCAGGTGGAAAAGGAAGCAAACGAGAAGAAGCAGATCGACGAGGTCGCGGTGC from Micromonospora sp. NBC_01739 includes:
- a CDS encoding DUF3093 domain-containing protein; its protein translation is MSVSPSPTDAATRAYAERLSLPWWLWLAGLAATGLLAVELWMGATGVRAWLPFVVLLPAAVAALTWLGRIRIAVTDGEFRVDDARLPARFVAEVIALDADGRREVLGVGADPLAFVVQRPWISGAVQVVLDDPNDPTPFWVVSTRHPVALAEALLAARDASR
- a CDS encoding DUF4193 domain-containing protein; this encodes MATDYDAPRRDEVDLGEDSLEELKARRVDSQSGAVDVDEAEVAESFELPGADLADEELTVKVLPMQQDEFRCARCFLVHHRSQLAVERNGELICRECV
- a CDS encoding LytR C-terminal domain-containing protein — protein: MRALVIVGMLAVIALVFVVVAVVRDTQSNAGAAEGCPADWPRADVTLRDHKDVKIRVLNGTDRPGLASSVGDDFRNRDFQVEKEANEKKQIDEVAVLRYGPKGVGSAHLLRAYFLGNAELEYDAKRPDDVVDVVLGNEFQQLATTTEVNQSIGDLGAPVAPPGSCPMPVDN